In the genome of Paenibacillus pabuli, the window GAAGACGTTCTTGTCTTAACCATTTTTAAATTCAATCTCTGTTTTATATCAACAAACAACGGCTTTCCTTCTCCCAAAACAACAGGATGGACAGATAATCTAAATTCATCAACAAGTCCTAAATTGATAAAAGTTGTAATAAGACTTGCTCCGCCATATAACCAGATGTCTTTACCAGGCTTATTTTTTAATTTATTTACTTCTTCAAGAATATGATCGTTTATAAATATTGCTTTCTGGTCTGTTCCCATTTTCGTCCTGGAAAACACATATTTCTCTTTACTATGAACCAATCCCCAAAATTTTTGGTCTGATTCCGTGAGTTCTTCTGGAGTAAACTGTCCCCATAAATCATAGCTTTTTCTTCCATATAAAATGGTATCAACTTGATTCAAAAAATGATCAAACCCCATCTCCGCGTCCATAATACACCAATCAATCTCCCCATTTGTCCCTTCAATAAAACCGTCTAGAGTAACCGCTAAATCTAAAATTATTTTTCGTTTCATATTTTGTTGCTCCTTTCGTTAATTTATCACCCATTATAAATCTCAATTACGTCAAATCATGTCGTATTTAAAACAGAACTATTATTTTTTTGATCACTATAGGTTTTAGTTTCTTGGGTCATAAATAAACATCAACAAGTCACTTTAGATCTATTAACCAGGAGAGTACTATCTTTTTTTCAAGCAACAATTCATCGTGAACTCCGTCCCGATAGTCAAAGCTTTGTTGCCTGTTGGTATGGTCGAATTCATCGGGAAGCGATTCAAGTGTTATATCATAACCAGTGCGAAAAAAACGGAGAACAAGTATGAGTGAATTAAGTGCTCGACAGCATAATAGATTATTGCTTCAGATTATATTGGGCTTAATGCCGTAGGGATTTACTTTATAAAAGACAGCTTGTACCAAAAGTGAATAAATCATCTTTCGCAGCTCAAATCACTAAAAAAAAAATCGTTTGTAGCTTGGCTGAAATAAAACAAACCGACGGGTGTTTCAATACTCGGCGGTTTGTTTTATTTAATCAACAGCGGCTTTCCGAAATATTACAAGTTACACGAGTACATACTAAGGAAAATTTGGATGAAGCTTACATAACGGAGGTCTCTTCATGGTATTTACAATCACAATTATGATCGTAGCACTGTTTGCAATTTGGGGTGCTGTTGCTCCCGATCAGCTGGCAGATGTGGCGAACGTTGCCTACAACTTCTCTATTCATAACTTTGGCTGGTTTTATTTGCTAGCTACACTGTTCTTCCTGATCTTCGCTTTCTATCTGGCGTTCAGCCGTTTTGGCAGTATCAGGCTGGGGAATGAAGATGATGAGCCGGAATATTCTACAGTTTCCTGGCTGTCCATGCTGTTTAGCGCCGGTATGGGCATTGGTCTGGTTTTCTGGGGAGTTGCTGAACCGCTGTCCCACTATTTATCTGCACCGGAGGGGGCAGAAGCCGGAACGACACAGGCAGCAAGACTTTCCATGCGATATTCCTTTTTCCACTGGGGGCTGCATCCTTGGGCGATCTATACCGTCATCGGCT includes:
- a CDS encoding dihydrofolate reductase family protein; protein product: MKRKIILDLAVTLDGFIEGTNGEIDWCIMDAEMGFDHFLNQVDTILYGRKSYDLWGQFTPEELTESDQKFWGLVHSKEKYVFSRTKMGTDQKAIFINDHILEEVNKLKNKPGKDIWLYGGASLITTFINLGLVDEFRLSVHPVVLGEGKPLFVDIKQRLNLKMVKTRTSSSGVVQLIYHLDEN